The DNA sequence CGGTCCGCCTCCACCACCTGGCGCAGTTCGCCCAACGACGAACTGGTCCGGCAGGCCGAACGCGTACGGCAGCCGGCCGCGGGCGGCGTCACCACCTCCGGCCTGCCGCGCCGGGTGCCCAGGGCGAACCTCGTCCCGGGTACGGCTCAGCAGCAATCGCAACAGAGCGGTCCTCAGGTCTCACGTGCTCCCGATGACGTGCGCGGCCGGCTGACCAATCTCCGTCGGGGTATCGCACAGGGTCGTCAGGCCGGTACCACCCAGACCGGCAGCTTCCCGAACCCCACTCACCAGCAGGAGCGTTAGTTGAGCCCGATGAGCCAGGCGGCACAGAACCTCAACTGGTTGATCACCAACTTCGTGGACAACACCCCCGGGGTGTCCCACACCGTCGTCGTGTCCGCCGACGGTCTCCTCCTGGCGCTCTCCGAGGGCTTCCCGCGCGACCGCGCGGACCAGCTCGCGGCCGTCGCCTCGGGACTGACCTCCCTGACGGCCGGCGCCTCCCGGATCTTCGAAGGCGGCAACGTCGCCCAGACGGTCGTGGAGATGGAACGAGGGTTCCTGTTCCTCATGTCCGTGTCCGACGGTTCGTCCCTGGCGGTTCTCGCGCATCCCGAGTGCGACATCGGCCTCGTCGGCTACGAAATGGCGCTGCTGGTCGACCGCGCGGGGGCGGTCCTCACCCCGGACCTGCGCGCTGAACTCCAAGGAAGTCTGCTCCACTGATCGGCCCCGGCACCACCCGTCACACCAAATCACCGTCCGGCCGCCACATTCCCCCCACCGGCCCCGTCAGACGGCTTGACTGACCGACTTGCTGTCCCGCCCGGAGGATCCATGACCCCGCCCACCGCCTCTCATGATCCGTACGCGGAGCCGTACGAGGACGAGGGCGACCAGCCACTGGTCCGTCCCTATGCGATGACCGGTGGCCGGACCAGGCCGCGCTATCAGCTGGCCATCGAGGCACTGATCAGTACGACGGCCGACCCGGCAGCGCTCATGGGGCTCCTCCCGGAGCACCAGCGCATCTGCCACCTGTGCCGTGAGGTGAAGTCGGTCGCCGAGGTATCGGCACTGCTCAACATGCCCCTGGGTGTAGCCCGCATCCTGGTGGCCGACCTGGCGGAGGCGGGACTCGTCGCCGTGCACCAGCCGGGCGGCGACGAGACGACCGGCGCCCCCGATGTGACACTGCTCGAAAGGGTGCTCAGTGGACTTCGCAAGCTCTAGCGGCGGGACGGTCTCCGACAGCCGTGCCACCACGTCCGCGAAGATCGTGGTGGCGGGCGGCTTCGGCGTGGGCAAGACCACGTTCGTCGGCGCCGTCTCGGAGATCAACCCGCTGCGCACGGAGGCCGTCATGACGTCCGCCTCGGCGGGCATCGACGACCTCACCCACACCGGGGACAAGACCACCACCACGGTGGCCATGGACTTCGGCCGCATCACCCTGGACCAGGACCTGATCCTGTACCTGTTCGGCACCCCCGGCCAGGACCGCTTCTGGTTCATGTGGGACGACCTGGTCCGCGGCGCCATCGGCGCCGTCGTCCTCGTCGACACCCGCCGTCTCGCCGACTGCTTCCCGGCGGTCGACTACTTCGAGAACAGCGGACTGCCGTTCGTGGTGGCCCTCAACGGCTTCGACGGCCAGCAGCCGTACAACCCGGAGGAGGTGCGCGAGGCGCTGCAGATCGGACCGGACACCCCGATCATCACCACCGACGCCCGGCACCGCGCGGATGCGAAGAGTGCGCTGATCACCCTGGTCGAGCATGCTCTGATGGCGCGCCTGCGGTAGAGCCACATTCGGAGCGCGATACGGCGGTTGTCGTAGACGTACTGGAGCCGGCCGTGTCCTTGGACACGGCCGGTCCCGGTGTTCATAACGTTTCGGCAGAGGAATCGGGTGATACCGACACGCGACGCGGTCGAGCGGTGCCGCTGCGCGTACGAACGGCTCGCCTTTTGGCGGAGCTCGTTCTTTATGACCGTTTTATCTGGGGCTTACATCACTCGGAATCCTCCCCTTCCACTGTTTGGAAGAGCGCTGGTCGGCATGCTGGAATGCCTGAACTGCCCATTGGTCAAAGACGTACTCATTGGTCGATGACACATCGGGCACTGAGACACAGCGGCACGACGAAGGTGCCGACCGCCGAGAGGTTGTTGGTCGAGTGAGGCGAAGCAAGAGCAGTCCCGAGCCGTCGGCCCGGGGCAACTTCACGCCGCCGCCGCGCACAGCGGCGCCCGCGCCCGTGCCCGGTCCCGAACCTACGGCCGCGCCCGCATCCGGCGGAGGACGCCTGTCCCCGCGCAACTGGCGTGTGGCGACGAGACTGAACGCGATCCTGCTCATACCCGTGCTGGTCGGTCTCGTTATGGGCGGCTTCCAGGTGAAGAGCTCGATCGGCACCTGGCAGGAGGCCGAGGACGCGGAGAACACCGCGCGTCTGGTCCAGGCCTCCCTCATCTACGCCAACGCCCTCTACTACGAGCGCGACATCACCGCGGCCCCGCTGCTGCAGGGCAAGGGCCAGGACGACCCGACCGTCACCAAGGCGCGCGCCGCGACCGACGAGGCCGCCGACGGCTTCGACGAGGCCGCCCGCAGCATGCCGGACAAGCCCGGCCTCGAACGCCGTCTCAAGCTGTTCCGCGAGGCCGAGCCCCAGCTGAGCGGGCTGCGCGCCGCCGCGTACACCTCCAAGCTCAAGGGCGTGAAGACGGAGGAGGGCTACGTCGCCGTCGCCCACCCCCTGATGGAGTTCGCCAACGAGCTCGGCCTCGGCACCGGCAACATCACCAGCTACGGACGCACGGTCTACGCGATCTCGCTCACCAAGGCCGCGCTGTCGCTGCAACGCTCCATCGGCATGCACATGCTGGTCAAGCCCGGCCCCACCGACAGCCAGCTCGCCAGCCAGCGCGTCGCCCTCACCTCCTACGCCTACCTCGAGGGCATCGCCGTCGAGGAGTACCTCGGCGGTGGCACCGAGGCAGACGCCGCCAAGCTGGAACGGACCAAGGAGAACATCCTGGCCGAGGGCGCGGCCATGGCCAAGGAGGCCAAGCAGCGGGACCCGGACTACGTTCCGCCGCCCGCCAAGCCGGAGACGATGATCTCCGAGCTGGGCCGCCTGCCCTCCACGGATCCGGCCGCGCGCGCCGAACTCGCCGGTCAGGGCATCACCCCCGCCAACTGGTGGGCGGTGAACACCCTCAAGTTCGACGGCTACCGCCAGATCGAGTCGGACCTCGCCGACTCCGCGGTGAGCGAGGCCGCCCAGATCGCCGACGACGCCCAGCGCGACGCGTTCATCACCGGTGCCGCCGTGGTGATCGCGCTGCTGGCCGCGTTCATCCTGGCCGGCATGGTGGCCCGCCAGATGAGCCGCTCCATGCGCCAGCTGCGCAACGCCGCCTTCGGCATCGCCGAGCAGCGGCTGCCGATGCTGGTCGACCAGCTCTCCCGCACCGACCCCGGCCGGGTGGACACCAAGGTCGCGCCGATCCCGATCTCCTCCACCGACGAGATCGGCGAGGTCGCCCGCGCCTTCGACCAGGTCCACCGCGAGGCCGTGCGGCTCGCCGCCGAGCAGGCGCTGCTGCGGGGCAACATCAACGCGATCTTCACCAACCTGTCGCGCCGCAACCAGTCGCTGATCGAGGGCCAGCTGACCCTGATCACCGACCTGGAGAACAACGAGGCCGACCCGGACCAGCTGGAGAACCTCTTCCGCCTGGACCACCTGGCCACCCGTATGCGCCGCAACGGCGAGAACCTCCTGGTCCTCGCCGGCGAGGAGCCCGGCCGCCGCTGGGACCAGCCGGTCCCGCTGGTCGACGTGCTGCGCGCCGCCTCCTCCGAGGTGGAGCAGTACGAGCGCATCGAGCTGTCCGGCGTCCCCGAGGCCGAGATCCACGGCCGCGCGGTGACCGACCTCGTGCATCTGCTCGCCGAGCTGCTGGAGAACGCCACCACGTTCT is a window from the Streptomyces capillispiralis genome containing:
- a CDS encoding roadblock/LC7 domain-containing protein is translated as MSQAAQNLNWLITNFVDNTPGVSHTVVVSADGLLLALSEGFPRDRADQLAAVASGLTSLTAGASRIFEGGNVAQTVVEMERGFLFLMSVSDGSSLAVLAHPECDIGLVGYEMALLVDRAGAVLTPDLRAELQGSLLH
- a CDS encoding DUF742 domain-containing protein; this encodes MTPPTASHDPYAEPYEDEGDQPLVRPYAMTGGRTRPRYQLAIEALISTTADPAALMGLLPEHQRICHLCREVKSVAEVSALLNMPLGVARILVADLAEAGLVAVHQPGGDETTGAPDVTLLERVLSGLRKL
- a CDS encoding GTP-binding protein — encoded protein: MDFASSSGGTVSDSRATTSAKIVVAGGFGVGKTTFVGAVSEINPLRTEAVMTSASAGIDDLTHTGDKTTTTVAMDFGRITLDQDLILYLFGTPGQDRFWFMWDDLVRGAIGAVVLVDTRRLADCFPAVDYFENSGLPFVVALNGFDGQQPYNPEEVREALQIGPDTPIITTDARHRADAKSALITLVEHALMARLR
- a CDS encoding sensor histidine kinase, whose protein sequence is MRRSKSSPEPSARGNFTPPPRTAAPAPVPGPEPTAAPASGGGRLSPRNWRVATRLNAILLIPVLVGLVMGGFQVKSSIGTWQEAEDAENTARLVQASLIYANALYYERDITAAPLLQGKGQDDPTVTKARAATDEAADGFDEAARSMPDKPGLERRLKLFREAEPQLSGLRAAAYTSKLKGVKTEEGYVAVAHPLMEFANELGLGTGNITSYGRTVYAISLTKAALSLQRSIGMHMLVKPGPTDSQLASQRVALTSYAYLEGIAVEEYLGGGTEADAAKLERTKENILAEGAAMAKEAKQRDPDYVPPPAKPETMISELGRLPSTDPAARAELAGQGITPANWWAVNTLKFDGYRQIESDLADSAVSEAAQIADDAQRDAFITGAAVVIALLAAFILAGMVARQMSRSMRQLRNAAFGIAEQRLPMLVDQLSRTDPGRVDTKVAPIPISSTDEIGEVARAFDQVHREAVRLAAEQALLRGNINAIFTNLSRRNQSLIEGQLTLITDLENNEADPDQLENLFRLDHLATRMRRNGENLLVLAGEEPGRRWDQPVPLVDVLRAASSEVEQYERIELSGVPEAEIHGRAVTDLVHLLAELLENATTFSSPQTKVRVTATRLPDGRVMIEIHDKGIGLTAEDFADINHKLANPPTVDAAISQRMGLFVVGRLSDRHGIRVQLRPSGEQAGTTSLVMLPDAITHGGGGEQADRTEFTVSQIIPEQNFQGENFGQQPLRTAAELGFDDTRYTEVPDDIRELDPVGRSLMREERRAALEAQAQPEPGTANTQENPEAPAYPDGFAAPQGYDNGQGYPEGQGFDGGYQDQQTGGYDQQAYANGQQTPYEEQQQPSYGEGYYAPNGVLPQNETFSPNAGYPEAPYAEPVQDDRAAAGAADAFPSFAERRRDDDWPQQDGYHNGYPAQYPAQTPEPESAQAADVREQDSVGFDRPGPVPSEVHDLTEAGLPRRGSTAGGANGTAGAQRVSQEPPASAPESGDGDNAWRSANDERWQQASQLRKPKAGGVTSSGLPRRVPKANLVQGAAETTPQGGPQVSRAPEDVRGRLSNLRRGVQRGRSAGSETNGQGFGPDSTYNQER